In Gadus macrocephalus chromosome 4, ASM3116895v1, the following proteins share a genomic window:
- the LOC132456202 gene encoding laminin subunit gamma-1-like — MEAPGTMSLTLAILLTLHLHRHSVLLVWGAMDSCYDDDGRPSRCMPKFENAAFNRSVLVSNACGTPPEDYCMQTGSTRLCHRCDAADPEHSHGARLLTDFHTDQEPTWWQSQSMFYGVQHPNSVNITLHLGKAFEITYLRLKFYTSRPESFALYKRLEQGGAWLPYQYYSGSCLKTYGRDAKGYLRPGEDERSPACTEEFSDISPLTGGNVAFSTLEGRPSAYNFDQSVVLQVGVVCVCVCVCVCVCVCVCVCVCVCVCVCVCVCVCVCVCVCVCEFVRESVCVCVCAFERVCE; from the exons ATGGAAGCACCTGGGACAATGTCTCTCACCCTGGCCATCCTCCTCACCCTACACCTCCACCGCCACTCCGTCCTCCTGGTCTGGGGGGCCATGGACTCCTGCTACGATGACGACGGGCGGCCCAGCCGCTGCATGCCCAAGTTTGAAAACGCCGCCTTCAACCGCAGCGTGCTGGTGTCCAACGCGTGCGGCACGCCACCTGAGGACTACTGCATGCAGACGGGCTCCACGCGGCTCTGCCACCGCTGTGACGCCGCCGACCCCGAGCACAGCCACGGCGCCCGCCTGCTCACAGACTTCCACACGGACCAGGAGCCCACCTGGTGGCAGAGCCAGTCCATGTTCTACGGGGTGCAGCACCCCAACTCTGTCAACATCACCCTTCACCTGG GAAAGGCCTTCGAGATCACCTATCTGCGCCTGAAGTTCTACACCAGCCGCCCGGAGAGCTTCGCCCTCTACAAGCGTCTGGAGCAGGGCGGGGCCTGGCTGCCCTACCAATACTACAGCGGCTCCTGCCTCAAGACCTACGGCCGGGACGCCAAGGGCTACCTGCGGCCCGGGGAGGACGAGCGCAGCCCCGCCTGCACCGAGGAGTTCAGCGACATCTCGCCACTCACCGGGGGCAACGTGGCCTTCTCCACCCTGGAGGGCCGGCCCAGCGCCTACAACTTCGACCAGAGCGTGGTGCTGCAGGTgggggtcgtgtgtgtgtgtgtgtgtgtgtgtgtgtgtgtgtgtgtgtgtgtgtgtgtgtgtgtgtgtgtgtgtgtgtgtgtgtgtgtgtgtgtgtgtgtgtgtgtgtgtgtgtgtgtgtgtgtgtgtgagtttgtgagggagtcagtttgtgtgtgtgtttgtgcgtttgagagagtgtgtgagtga